A window from Chitinivorax sp. PXF-14 encodes these proteins:
- a CDS encoding GspE/PulE family protein translates to MSVVRTKLPLGELLVQRGVISADQLQIALREQKHTGVPLGKQLVALGFLSEATLREALSENLGQESVDLNRVVVDPTAIRLIPKDLAKRFLAIPIGFSRDGATLRLAMANPNNLVALDQIRLLVNDALALEPMLAAESDVQRAIDQYYGYELSIDGILNEIETGEVDYASLQYGGDEYSQPVVRLIDALLSDAVQKGASDIHFEPEQSFLRIRYRIDGVLRQVRSLHRTYWPAMAVRLKVMSGMNIAETRAPQDGRISLTLLGRPLDFRVAAQPTVHGENIVLRILDRLKGLVPIDGLGLPPDLLSVLKLMIARPEGIILVTGPTGSGKTTTLYSILNYVNSEGVNIMTLEDPVEYPMPMIRQTNVNEAAKMDFANGIRSLMRQDPDIILVGEVRDQETAEMAFRAAMTGHQVYTTLHTNSAIGAIPRLLDIGVLPDIMAGNIIGIIAQRLVRKLCTQCRQAYAPDDFERMLLGLDTGLAAPTIYQATGCPACDHQGYKGRLAILELLRMDAELDELIARRATNREVKQAALDKGFRTLADDAIRRVLEGITSLDEISRVVDLTDRVH, encoded by the coding sequence ATGAGCGTGGTCAGAACCAAGCTGCCCCTGGGGGAATTGCTGGTCCAGCGCGGGGTGATCAGCGCCGACCAGCTGCAGATCGCACTGCGCGAGCAGAAGCACACCGGCGTCCCGCTGGGCAAGCAGCTGGTGGCGCTGGGCTTCCTGTCGGAAGCGACGCTGCGCGAGGCGCTGTCGGAAAACCTGGGCCAGGAGAGCGTCGACCTCAACCGCGTGGTGGTCGATCCGACTGCGATCCGGCTGATTCCCAAGGACCTGGCCAAGCGCTTCCTCGCCATCCCGATCGGCTTCTCGCGCGATGGCGCGACCTTGCGTCTGGCCATGGCGAACCCGAACAATCTGGTCGCGCTCGACCAGATCCGCCTGCTGGTCAACGATGCGCTCGCGCTCGAGCCGATGCTCGCTGCCGAGTCGGACGTGCAGCGCGCCATCGACCAGTATTACGGCTACGAGCTGTCGATCGACGGCATCCTGAACGAGATCGAGACCGGTGAGGTCGATTACGCCAGCCTGCAGTACGGCGGCGATGAATACAGCCAGCCGGTGGTGCGGCTGATCGACGCGCTGCTGTCGGATGCGGTGCAGAAGGGCGCGTCGGACATCCACTTCGAGCCCGAGCAGAGCTTCCTGCGCATCCGTTATCGCATCGACGGCGTGCTGCGCCAGGTGCGCAGCCTGCACCGCACCTACTGGCCGGCCATGGCGGTGCGGCTCAAGGTGATGAGCGGCATGAACATCGCCGAGACGCGCGCACCGCAGGATGGCCGCATCTCGCTGACCCTGCTCGGCCGCCCGCTCGATTTCCGCGTCGCGGCGCAGCCCACGGTGCACGGCGAGAACATCGTGCTGCGTATTCTCGACCGGCTCAAAGGGCTGGTGCCGATCGACGGCCTCGGCCTGCCGCCCGACCTGCTGTCGGTGCTGAAGCTGATGATCGCGCGGCCCGAGGGCATCATCCTCGTGACCGGCCCGACCGGCTCGGGAAAGACCACCACGCTGTATTCGATCCTCAACTACGTGAACTCCGAGGGCGTCAACATCATGACGCTCGAAGACCCGGTCGAATACCCGATGCCGATGATCCGCCAGACCAACGTCAACGAGGCGGCCAAGATGGACTTCGCCAACGGTATCCGCTCGCTGATGCGGCAGGACCCGGACATCATCCTGGTCGGCGAGGTGCGCGACCAGGAGACGGCCGAGATGGCCTTCCGCGCCGCGATGACCGGCCACCAGGTGTACACCACGCTGCACACCAACTCGGCGATCGGCGCTATCCCGCGCCTGCTCGATATCGGCGTGCTGCCCGACATCATGGCCGGCAACATCATCGGCATCATCGCTCAGCGGCTGGTGCGCAAGCTGTGCACGCAGTGCCGCCAGGCCTACGCGCCTGATGATTTTGAGCGCATGCTGCTGGGGCTCGACACGGGGCTGGCGGCGCCGACGATTTACCAGGCCACCGGTTGCCCCGCCTGCGATCACCAGGGCTACAAGGGCCGCCTGGCCATCCTCGAACTGTTGCGCATGGATGCCGAGCTCGACGAGCTGATCGCCCGCCGCGCCACTAACCGTGAGGTCAAGCAGGCCGCGCTGGACAAGGGTTTCCGCACGCTCGCCGATGATGCGATCCGCCGCGTGCTCGAAGGCATCACCAGCCTCGACGAGATCAGCCGCGTGGTGGACCTGACCGACAGGGTGCACTGA
- a CDS encoding type II secretion system F family protein yields the protein MPIYRYKSIDNAGGRISGQMDAANPDDLEQRLSRMGLDLISFSLASAGMLRFAGGGRIKRQELITFCFHLEQLTRAGVPILDGLADLRDSVDHPRFREVVANLIDSIEGGLQLSQAMALHPKVFDAVFVNLIRAGETTGRLPEVLKDLTDGLKWQDELAAQTKKIIMYPAFVTVLVLGVFLFMLFWLVPQLVELFKSLQVAIPLQTQILVNLSAFLRDYWYLMIALPFAVWGWIAWRLKYDANYRYTFDGYKLRVPAVGAILRKIILARFASYFALMFSAGIPVLESLRVLEGIVGNRVIEDGLRRTRRLISEGAGIAAGFEQVNLFPPLVVRMLKVGENTGQLDRALLNVCYFYNRDVRESIERVQVMIEPAMTVVLGIIMAWIMSSVLGPVFDLISKIGTH from the coding sequence ATGCCGATCTACCGCTACAAGAGCATCGACAATGCCGGCGGCCGCATCAGCGGACAGATGGATGCCGCCAACCCGGACGACCTCGAGCAGCGCCTGTCGCGCATGGGGCTCGACCTCATCTCGTTCAGCCTGGCCTCGGCCGGCATGTTGCGGTTTGCCGGCGGCGGCCGCATCAAGCGCCAGGAGCTGATCACCTTCTGCTTTCACCTAGAGCAGCTGACGCGTGCCGGCGTACCGATACTCGATGGCCTCGCCGACCTGCGCGACAGCGTCGATCACCCGCGTTTCCGCGAGGTGGTGGCCAACCTGATCGACAGCATCGAAGGCGGCTTGCAGCTGTCACAGGCGATGGCGCTGCATCCGAAGGTGTTCGACGCGGTGTTCGTCAACCTGATCCGTGCCGGCGAGACCACCGGGCGCCTGCCCGAGGTGCTCAAGGACCTGACCGACGGCCTCAAGTGGCAGGACGAGCTGGCCGCGCAGACCAAGAAGATCATCATGTACCCGGCCTTCGTGACGGTACTGGTGCTGGGTGTGTTCCTGTTCATGCTGTTCTGGCTGGTGCCGCAGCTGGTCGAGCTGTTCAAGTCGCTGCAGGTGGCGATCCCGCTGCAGACGCAGATACTCGTCAACCTGTCGGCCTTCCTGCGCGACTACTGGTATCTGATGATCGCGTTGCCGTTTGCCGTGTGGGGATGGATCGCCTGGCGCCTCAAGTACGACGCCAACTACCGCTACACCTTCGATGGCTACAAGCTGCGCGTGCCCGCCGTCGGGGCGATCCTGCGCAAGATCATCCTGGCGCGCTTCGCCAGCTATTTTGCGCTGATGTTCTCGGCCGGCATCCCGGTGCTGGAGTCGCTGCGCGTGCTCGAAGGCATCGTCGGCAACCGCGTGATCGAGGACGGCCTGAGGCGCACCCGGCGCCTGATCAGCGAGGGCGCCGGCATCGCTGCGGGCTTCGAGCAGGTCAACCTGTTCCCGCCGCTGGTGGTGCGCATGCTCAAGGTCGGCGAGAACACCGGCCAGCTCGACCGCGCCCTGCTCAACGTCTGCTATTTCTACAACCGCGACGTGCGCGAATCGATCGAGCGCGTGCAGGTGATGATCGAGCCGGCCATGACCGTGGTGCTCGGCATCATCATGGCGTGGATCATGTCGTCGGTGCTGGGGCCGGTATTCGATCTCATCAGCAAGATCGGGACGCACTGA
- the mshL gene encoding pilus (MSHA type) biogenesis protein MshL → MRFPVSTRLLPLLMLAGCGVTQPLTPDGGHLSAPVPRADDIPQPVAALPALPVPKPAPKAEVYSVVVNNVPVDELLFALARDAKVNVDIHPGIDGKVTLNAINQTLPQLLERIANQVDMRWELNGHDLAVMPETAFVKHYQVDYVNMARKMNSRIAIATSIASTGGTVNASRGGNSSTASNASDADLVNVSENQFWTSVRNGLVAILESTSAVRQQELARREKLEAKRARERMSPEQLAQAEAGQQAKKDGVRQDAEIAARAGAGASRLFDQLRQADAAAEPAAAPAAAPAAAGGASPEERNVIVHAETGTVTVVATARQHKEIQRFLQQVTSSAQRQVLIEATILEVDLSDQFQSGIDWSRIAEGTRSYTNGGVSLTPSTLNNAPFTAFTFNIANPRLFSGTFASTIKLLESFGKTKVISSPKIMALNNQPALLKVVEEKVYFTTDIKITDATSTTPEKREYTSVINTVPVGVVMSVTPQISESGAVSLNIRPTISNITGYKQDPVPRLLKVDFDNLIPEIEVREMESTLKLMSGQVAVLGGLIRDKIEYKRDGLPWVSRLPMLGTLTSQRNDTTTKGELVIFLRPVLVNDPSLNGDLAQFKGYMADKDFFNRKPDEIATPILGIGGK, encoded by the coding sequence ATGCGCTTTCCCGTCTCCACGCGCCTGTTGCCGCTGCTGATGCTCGCCGGCTGCGGTGTCACCCAACCGCTGACCCCGGATGGCGGCCATCTTTCGGCCCCGGTGCCGCGTGCCGACGACATCCCGCAGCCAGTCGCTGCCCTGCCGGCCTTGCCGGTGCCAAAGCCGGCGCCCAAGGCCGAGGTGTACAGCGTGGTCGTCAACAACGTGCCGGTGGACGAGCTGCTGTTCGCCTTGGCGCGCGATGCCAAGGTGAATGTGGACATCCATCCCGGCATCGACGGTAAGGTCACGCTCAACGCCATCAACCAGACCCTGCCGCAGTTGCTCGAACGCATCGCCAATCAGGTCGACATGCGCTGGGAGCTCAATGGCCATGATCTGGCCGTGATGCCCGAAACCGCGTTCGTCAAGCACTACCAGGTCGACTACGTGAACATGGCGCGCAAGATGAACAGCCGCATCGCCATCGCTACCTCGATCGCTTCTACCGGCGGTACCGTCAATGCCTCCCGCGGCGGCAACAGCTCGACGGCGAGCAATGCCTCCGACGCCGATCTGGTGAACGTGTCCGAGAACCAGTTCTGGACATCGGTGCGCAACGGGCTGGTGGCGATTCTCGAGTCGACCTCGGCTGTCAGGCAGCAGGAACTCGCCCGGCGCGAGAAGCTGGAAGCCAAGCGGGCCCGGGAACGCATGAGCCCGGAGCAACTGGCCCAGGCCGAGGCCGGCCAGCAGGCCAAGAAGGACGGGGTGCGGCAGGATGCCGAGATTGCCGCACGCGCCGGGGCCGGCGCCTCCAGACTATTCGACCAGCTGCGCCAGGCCGATGCTGCTGCCGAGCCGGCCGCCGCGCCTGCCGCAGCACCTGCCGCGGCAGGCGGCGCTTCGCCCGAAGAGCGCAACGTCATTGTCCACGCCGAGACGGGGACGGTCACCGTGGTGGCCACCGCGCGCCAGCACAAGGAAATTCAGCGTTTCCTGCAGCAGGTGACGAGCAGCGCGCAGCGCCAGGTATTGATCGAGGCGACCATTCTCGAGGTGGACCTGTCCGACCAGTTCCAGTCGGGCATCGACTGGTCGCGCATCGCCGAAGGCACGCGCAGCTACACCAATGGCGGCGTGTCGCTGACGCCATCGACGCTCAACAACGCGCCCTTCACCGCGTTCACCTTCAATATCGCCAACCCGCGGCTGTTCAGCGGCACCTTCGCTTCGACGATCAAGCTGCTGGAGAGCTTTGGCAAGACCAAGGTGATCTCGAGCCCGAAGATCATGGCGCTCAACAATCAGCCGGCGCTGCTCAAGGTGGTCGAGGAAAAGGTCTATTTCACCACCGACATCAAGATTACCGACGCGACCAGCACCACCCCGGAAAAACGGGAATACACCTCGGTCATCAACACCGTGCCGGTTGGCGTGGTGATGAGCGTGACGCCGCAGATATCCGAGTCTGGCGCGGTGTCGCTCAATATCCGCCCGACCATCTCCAACATCACCGGCTACAAGCAAGACCCGGTGCCGCGTCTGCTCAAGGTCGATTTCGACAACCTGATTCCGGAGATCGAAGTCCGCGAGATGGAATCGACCCTCAAGCTGATGAGCGGCCAGGTGGCCGTGCTCGGCGGCCTGATCCGCGACAAGATCGAATACAAGCGCGATGGTCTGCCCTGGGTCTCCCGCCTGCCGATGCTGGGCACGCTGACCTCGCAGCGCAACGACACCACCACCAAGGGCGAGTTGGTGATCTTCCTGCGCCCGGTGCTGGTCAACGACCCGAGCCTCAATGGCGATCTGGCGCAGTTCAAGGGCTATATGGCCGACAAGGATTTCTTCAACCGCAAGCCGGACGAGATCGCGACCCCGATCCTGGGCATAGGGGGTAAGTAA
- a CDS encoding tetratricopeptide repeat protein, translating into MSLLLDALRRAEAAKRRHVEAEEPAPAGFPALDVEATPPVATADAVLPAHEPTLPASIEASPSWTLADTAEPSPELPPALTPERQPLELTLEAPPPAPLPTVAPIDTAPAAVSPAEVAEARPAVAPSAEAAMAAPPPRKPLFEKAAPSLGAEPLGTPSTPIPTPTPAPAPAAAAKPAAAGPASPSPAEQDKRETAKRVVAAAKRPREPLNRTLLLALGGGVAVLGAAAYLWWQMQPPGSITLFGALPPSVATRGAADEANPPPAPPGTAEQAAPAAAAKPSPAEAPATSTNATAAPVLGPAKGRHAAPDGSPAVEAKASAVPAPVAAARPQRERNEPSAVRFVPGQAEQAVMQPVRRGYAAYQAGNLPAATTAYQEALSDDPGSRDAMLGLAAVAARQGRMTEAQQWYQRVLAANPQDPDAQAGLAAVSRSQQPADREARLRGLIEAQPERAELAQELAGLYASQQRWGEAQQAYFRAFTLDQDNPDAAFNLAVSLEHIDQPKAALDYYRKAQALAERRTPRFPPAVAEQRIAALTREGAAKQ; encoded by the coding sequence ATGAGCCTGTTGCTGGATGCCCTGCGCCGCGCCGAGGCGGCCAAGCGTCGCCATGTCGAGGCCGAAGAGCCGGCGCCGGCCGGCTTCCCCGCGCTCGACGTCGAGGCCACGCCGCCGGTAGCGACCGCCGATGCGGTGTTGCCGGCGCATGAGCCGACTCTGCCCGCAAGTATCGAGGCATCGCCATCCTGGACCTTGGCTGACACCGCCGAGCCGAGCCCAGAGCTGCCACCAGCGCTGACCCCGGAGCGCCAGCCACTCGAATTGACGTTGGAGGCCCCGCCGCCGGCGCCGCTTCCCACGGTCGCGCCTATCGACACCGCGCCGGCTGCCGTGTCGCCGGCCGAGGTCGCCGAGGCCAGGCCCGCTGTCGCACCATCGGCCGAGGCCGCCATGGCCGCGCCGCCACCGCGCAAGCCGCTGTTCGAGAAGGCCGCGCCCAGCCTCGGCGCAGAGCCGCTGGGGACGCCGTCGACACCGATACCGACACCTACGCCTGCGCCTGCGCCGGCCGCTGCGGCCAAACCGGCAGCAGCCGGGCCGGCATCGCCGTCGCCCGCCGAACAGGACAAGCGCGAGACCGCCAAGCGCGTGGTGGCCGCTGCGAAGCGCCCGCGCGAACCCTTGAACCGCACCTTGCTGCTGGCCCTGGGCGGTGGGGTCGCCGTGCTGGGTGCGGCGGCTTACCTGTGGTGGCAGATGCAGCCACCGGGCAGCATCACGCTGTTCGGCGCGCTACCGCCCAGCGTCGCTACCCGCGGCGCGGCTGACGAGGCCAACCCGCCGCCCGCGCCGCCCGGCACGGCAGAGCAAGCGGCGCCAGCGGCAGCCGCCAAGCCATCGCCGGCCGAAGCCCCGGCTACTAGCACGAACGCCACGGCGGCCCCCGTGCTGGGTCCCGCCAAGGGCAGGCATGCCGCGCCTGACGGCTCGCCCGCCGTCGAGGCCAAGGCGAGCGCCGTGCCGGCACCGGTGGCCGCCGCACGGCCGCAACGCGAACGGAACGAGCCATCGGCAGTCCGCTTCGTGCCGGGCCAAGCCGAGCAAGCCGTAATGCAGCCGGTGCGCCGCGGCTATGCCGCCTACCAGGCCGGCAATCTGCCGGCGGCCACCACGGCCTACCAGGAGGCCCTGTCCGACGATCCCGGTAGCCGTGATGCCATGCTCGGCCTGGCGGCGGTGGCTGCCCGGCAGGGACGGATGACCGAGGCGCAGCAGTGGTACCAGCGTGTGCTCGCCGCCAACCCGCAGGACCCGGATGCCCAAGCTGGCCTGGCTGCGGTGAGCCGCAGCCAGCAACCGGCCGACCGCGAGGCGCGCCTGCGCGGCCTGATCGAGGCCCAGCCGGAGCGCGCCGAGCTGGCGCAGGAGCTGGCTGGCCTGTACGCGAGCCAGCAGCGCTGGGGCGAGGCGCAGCAGGCCTACTTCCGCGCCTTCACGCTCGATCAGGATAATCCCGACGCTGCGTTCAACCTGGCCGTCAGCCTGGAACACATCGACCAGCCCAAGGCCGCGCTCGACTATTACCGCAAGGCACAAGCGCTGGCAGAGCGCCGCACGCCGCGCTTCCCGCCAGCCGTGGCCGAGCAGCGCATCGCGGCGCTGACGCGCGAGGGTGCCGCGAAACAATGA